One window from the genome of Rubinisphaera margarita encodes:
- a CDS encoding N,N-dimethylformamidase beta subunit family domain-containing protein: MNRLALLILAIVITGGLPACAEQMQPPGVFVLGYTNQLSYEPGESVSFHCSSSAETCNLTIERVGAKRERVLEKEGIEVAQHPIPDRASSHGCEWPLSLKVEIPADWRSGYYEATLRVSDQGREDGNREASSSVFFVVRASEPGSTSKILLQLATNTYNAYTNWGGHSLYSYHDRDGLQGHRVSFNRPQFSQFAKWELPFVQWAEKNGFALEYAVNSDLEFRPELLKAYRLVVSVGHDEYWSSPMRDHLEAFIEDGGNVAFFSGNTCCWQVRSEDEGRALTCYKQWYNIDPIYRRGDHKLLSTLWGHHLVGRPENELTGVGFLFGGYHRSHGQFMDGPASYEVHRPEHWIFSGTDLKRGDRFGGEATIVGYECDGCEMEWQDGLPFPTHRDGTPETFTILGTCPARWHPGDSLWYAEFPEDRVGAATLGVYSRGGTVFTCGSTDWAHGLTGQTPLVEQITKNVLERLGQ, from the coding sequence ATGAATCGACTGGCGTTACTGATTCTTGCGATTGTGATCACGGGAGGACTCCCCGCGTGTGCCGAACAGATGCAGCCTCCCGGCGTGTTTGTGCTCGGTTATACGAACCAGCTTAGCTACGAGCCTGGAGAGAGTGTCTCCTTCCATTGTTCATCATCGGCTGAAACCTGCAATCTGACGATTGAGCGCGTCGGAGCAAAGCGGGAGCGTGTTCTCGAGAAAGAAGGAATCGAAGTGGCGCAGCATCCGATTCCGGATCGCGCTTCATCACACGGCTGCGAATGGCCCTTGTCGTTGAAGGTTGAGATTCCCGCCGACTGGAGAAGCGGTTACTACGAGGCCACTCTACGGGTGAGCGACCAGGGTCGTGAAGACGGAAATCGCGAGGCGAGCAGTTCGGTATTCTTTGTTGTGCGTGCGAGCGAGCCTGGTTCGACATCAAAGATTCTCCTGCAACTCGCAACGAATACGTACAACGCCTACACCAACTGGGGGGGACACTCTCTGTATTCCTACCACGATCGCGACGGGTTGCAGGGGCATCGGGTTTCATTCAATCGTCCTCAGTTTTCTCAGTTCGCGAAGTGGGAACTTCCGTTCGTTCAGTGGGCGGAGAAGAATGGCTTTGCACTGGAATACGCGGTCAATTCGGATCTCGAGTTTCGACCGGAACTGCTGAAGGCGTATCGGCTCGTCGTGAGCGTCGGACACGACGAGTACTGGTCTTCGCCAATGCGGGATCATCTTGAAGCGTTTATCGAAGACGGCGGGAACGTCGCGTTTTTTAGCGGCAATACCTGCTGCTGGCAGGTTCGCAGTGAAGACGAGGGACGAGCTCTCACGTGTTACAAGCAGTGGTACAACATCGATCCGATTTATCGCCGAGGCGACCACAAACTGCTGAGCACGCTTTGGGGACATCATCTGGTTGGTCGTCCCGAGAACGAGCTCACCGGAGTCGGCTTCTTGTTTGGGGGCTATCATCGCAGCCACGGACAGTTTATGGACGGTCCGGCCAGCTACGAGGTCCACCGTCCCGAACACTGGATCTTTTCGGGCACCGACTTGAAACGTGGAGATCGTTTCGGCGGTGAAGCGACGATCGTGGGGTACGAGTGCGATGGTTGCGAAATGGAATGGCAGGACGGATTGCCGTTTCCGACTCACCGAGACGGCACGCCCGAGACCTTTACGATTCTCGGCACGTGTCCGGCTCGCTGGCATCCCGGTGACAGCCTGTGGTATGCCGAATTCCCGGAAGATCGAGTAGGCGCGGCGACCCTCGGAGTCTACAGCCGAGGAGGAACCGTCTTCACCTGTGGCTCCACCGACTGGGCTCACGGCCTGACCGGCCAGACTCCGCTCGTCGAACAGATTACGAAAAACGTGCTGGAGCGATTGGGGCAGTGA